In the Heterodontus francisci isolate sHetFra1 chromosome 8, sHetFra1.hap1, whole genome shotgun sequence genome, one interval contains:
- the dhcr24 gene encoding delta(24)-sterol reductase has protein sequence MEPAVYLAVLVALLLLWVRRKGVEYVIIHHRWVFVCLFLLPLSVVFDVYYYLRAWLVFKMCSAPKQHDQRVRDIQRQVREWKNEGSKTYMCTGRPGWLTVSLRVGKYKKTHKNIMINLMDILEVDTKQQVVRVEPLVNMGQVTALLNSIGWTLPVVPELDDLTVGGLIMGTGIESSSHTYGLFQNICVAYELVLADGSLIRCTEKENPDLFYAVPWSCGTLGFLVAAEIKIIPAKKYVRLQYQPVQGLKKICETFSRESQNKENHFVEGLVYSLDEAVIMTGVLTDVAIPDKINRIGYYYKPWFFKHVTKYLRESHSEVEYIPLRHYYHRHTRSIFWELQDIIPFGNNPFFRYIFGWMVPPKISLLKLTQGETIRKLYEQHHVVQDMLVPMKSLEKLILFLHSEIKVYPLWLCPFILPSLPGMVHPKGDETELYADVGAYGEPRAKQFEAKASTRQLEQFLRNSHSFQMLYADCYLTREEFWEMFDGSLYHKLREQLNSKDAFPEVYDKICKAARH, from the exons ATGGAGCCGGCTGTTTACCTGGCCGTACTGGTGGCTCTGCTGCTGTTATGGGTCCGCAGGAAAGGTGTGGAGTATGTTATCATCCACCACCGCTGGGTCTTCGTCTGCCTCTTCCTGCTGCCCCTCTCAGTTGTTTTCGATGTCTACTATTATCTCCGGGCTTGGCTGGTCTTCAAGATGTGCAGTGCTCCCAAACAACACGACCAGCGGGTCAGGGACATCCAGAGGCAG gtacGCGAGTGGAAAAATGAAGGAAGTAAAACCTACATGTGTACTGGCCGGCCAGGCTGGCTGACTGTATCACTTCGAGTTGGCAAATATAAGAAGACTCACAAAAATATCATGATCAATTTGATGGACATTCTGGAGGTGGACACCAAGCAACAG GTGGTCCGTGTAGAGCCATTGGTAAACATGGGTCAAGTGACCGCACTTCTGAATTCAATTGGCTGGACTCTTCCAGTGGTCCCAGAGTTGGATGATCTCACTGTGG GTGGTCTCATCATGGGAACTGGTATTGAGTCCTCATCTCATACCTATGGACTGTTCCAAAACATCTGTGTAGCTTATGAGTTGGTCCTAGCTGATGGCAGCCTGATTAGATGTACAgag AAAGAAAATCCAGACTTATTTTATGCCGTACCTTGGTCATGTGGTACTCTCGGATTTCTTGTTGCTGCAGAGATCAAGATCATTCCCGCTAAGAAGTATGTGCGTCTGCAGTACCAGCCAGTGCAGGGCCTGAAAAAGATCTGTGAAACATTCAGTAGAGAATCCCAAAACAAGGAAAATCATTTTGTGGAGGGCCTTGTGTATTCGCTGGATGAGGCTGTGATAATGACTGGAGTCTTGACTGATGTGGCTATACCAGATAAG ataaaTAGAATTGGCTATTATTACAAGCCATGGTTCTTTAAACACGTGACGAAGTACCTGCGAGAGAGCCACAGTGAAGTGGAATATATCCCTCTGAGGCACTACTATCACCGCCACACTCGCAGTATCTTCTGGGAACTTCAG GATATCATTCCATTTGGCAATAACCCATTTTTTCGATATATCTTCGGCTGGATGGTCCCTCCCAAGATTTCATTGCTAAAGCTAACCCAAGGAGAAACAATTCGAAAGCTATATGAGCAACACCATGTGGTCCaagacatgttggtaccaatgaaaaGTCTGGAGAAATTGATTCTCTTCCTCCACAGTGAGATCAAG GTTTATCCTCTTTGGCTGTGTCCCTTCATTCTACCCAGCCTACCAGGTATGGTTCATCCGAAGGGTGATGAGACTGAGCTCTATGCAGATGTTGGAGCTTATGGAGAACCTAGAGCCAAACAGTTTGAAGCCAAGGCATCAACGCGACAGCTGGAGCAATTTTTACGCAATTCACACAG TTTTCAGATGTTGTACGCTGATTGTTATTTGACCCGAGAAGAATTCTGGGAGATGTTTGACGGGTCTCTGTACCACAAGTTGAGAGAGCAGCTGAACTCCAAAGATGCATTCCCTGAAGTCTATGATAAGATCTGCAAGGCGGCGCGACACTGA